One genomic region from Conexibacter woesei DSM 14684 encodes:
- a CDS encoding aldo/keto reductase has product MTKIPTLTLNDGTEIPQLGFGVFQVPPQETAQAVAQALEAGYRHIDTAAAYRNEEGVGEAVAASGIPREALFVTTKLWNADQGYDEALRAFDASARRLRLDVVDLYLIHWPTPARDRYVPSWRAFERLQADGRVRSIGVSNFQPAHLRRLFDEGEVVPAINQVELHPYLQQPELRAFHAEHEIATEAWSPLAQGAVLDDPAIVAIAQAHGKTPAQVVLRWHLQLGNVVIPKSVTPARIAENLDVFDFALSDEQLAAIAALDRGERTGPDPDTMEIA; this is encoded by the coding sequence ATGACGAAGATCCCCACGCTCACGCTCAACGACGGCACCGAGATCCCGCAGCTCGGCTTCGGCGTCTTCCAGGTCCCGCCGCAGGAGACGGCGCAGGCGGTCGCGCAGGCGCTCGAAGCCGGCTACCGCCACATCGATACGGCCGCCGCGTATCGCAACGAGGAGGGCGTCGGCGAGGCGGTCGCAGCCTCCGGCATCCCGCGCGAGGCGCTGTTCGTCACGACGAAGCTGTGGAACGCCGACCAGGGCTACGACGAGGCGCTGCGGGCCTTCGACGCGAGCGCGAGACGGCTCCGCCTCGACGTCGTCGACCTCTACCTGATCCACTGGCCGACGCCGGCGCGCGACCGCTACGTCCCGAGCTGGAGAGCGTTCGAACGTCTGCAGGCCGACGGCCGCGTGCGCTCGATCGGCGTCTCGAACTTCCAGCCCGCGCACCTGCGCCGCCTCTTCGACGAGGGCGAGGTCGTCCCCGCGATCAACCAGGTCGAGCTGCATCCGTACCTCCAGCAGCCCGAGCTGCGCGCCTTCCACGCCGAGCACGAGATCGCGACCGAGGCGTGGAGCCCGCTCGCGCAGGGCGCGGTCCTCGACGACCCCGCGATCGTCGCGATCGCCCAGGCACACGGGAAGACGCCCGCGCAGGTCGTGCTGCGCTGGCACCTCCAGCTCGGCAACGTCGTGATCCCGAAGTCGGTCACGCCCGCCCGCATCGCCGAGAACCTCGACGTCTTCGACTTCGCGCTGAGCGACGAGCAGCTGGCCGCGATCGCGGCGCTGGACCGCGGCGAGCGGACCGGCCCGGACCCCGACACGATGGAGATCGCCTGA
- a CDS encoding DUF354 domain-containing protein, whose product MRVWIDLTNSPHVVVMRPVIELLRADGHEVHVTARDFAQTLQLCERFGIDHTAIGHHRGGKLSAKGLGLAQRSGALVRWARRRGGRAGFDLALGHGSNDVTVAAALLRIPCSTTFDYEWATVQHNVNCRLAQAVVVPDAIPPERFARYGAVGKLQRYPGLKEEYYLADFEPDPAILGELGLDPAEPIVVVRTPPSVSLYHRFEHDTFGAVLERLREQGTQAVVLPRTPEQREQLREVGGFILPERAIDAQSLIAFADLMVSAGGTMNREAVALGTPVFTSFEGRLGAVDERLIGEGRLRRLTDPDEVVVVKRPGAADGSAPDRIRRDPRDFLRLLAAPVGGL is encoded by the coding sequence ATGCGCGTCTGGATCGACCTCACCAACTCGCCGCACGTCGTCGTCATGCGGCCCGTGATCGAGCTGCTGCGCGCTGACGGCCACGAGGTCCACGTGACCGCGCGCGACTTCGCGCAGACGCTGCAGCTGTGCGAGCGCTTCGGGATCGACCACACCGCGATCGGCCACCACCGCGGCGGGAAGCTGTCCGCCAAGGGCCTCGGGCTCGCGCAGCGCTCCGGCGCGCTCGTCCGCTGGGCGCGCAGACGCGGCGGCCGCGCCGGCTTCGACCTCGCGCTCGGCCACGGCTCCAACGACGTGACCGTCGCCGCCGCGCTGCTGCGGATCCCCTGCTCGACGACGTTCGACTACGAGTGGGCGACCGTCCAGCACAACGTCAACTGCCGCCTTGCGCAGGCGGTCGTCGTCCCGGACGCGATCCCGCCGGAGCGCTTCGCGCGCTACGGCGCCGTCGGCAAGCTGCAGCGCTACCCGGGCCTGAAGGAGGAGTACTACCTCGCCGACTTCGAGCCCGACCCGGCGATCCTCGGCGAGCTCGGGCTCGACCCCGCCGAGCCGATCGTCGTCGTCCGCACGCCGCCGTCGGTCTCGCTCTACCACCGCTTCGAGCACGACACCTTCGGCGCCGTGCTGGAGCGGCTGCGCGAGCAGGGGACGCAGGCAGTCGTGCTGCCGCGTACGCCCGAGCAGCGCGAGCAGCTGCGCGAGGTCGGCGGCTTCATCCTGCCCGAGCGCGCGATCGACGCGCAGTCGCTGATCGCCTTCGCCGACCTGATGGTCTCCGCCGGCGGCACGATGAACCGCGAGGCGGTCGCGCTCGGCACCCCCGTCTTCACCAGCTTCGAGGGCAGACTCGGCGCGGTCGACGAGCGCCTGATCGGCGAGGGCCGTCTGCGCCGCCTGACCGACCCCGACGAGGTCGTCGTCGTCAAGCGCCCAGGCGCCGCCGACGGCTCCGCGCCGGACCGGATCCGGCGCGATCCGCGCGACTTCCTGCGCCTGCTCGCCGCCCCCGTCGGCGGGCTCTGA
- a CDS encoding polysaccharide biosynthesis protein: MRRWYRSGAIPVHRHSLIQLVVDGALVALAYVLAFQLRFDSGIPRRYELLRDDTIWWIVPVCLVVFVLFGLYQRLWTYVGQRDYEAVVKAVLVSAVLVVGAIALIHPVQVETHNGVSVAVGMPTGVAAMWLLLMGVSMAAVRFVVHLAFEGRKRGLKVVKGARDVLVIGGGDGGRLLVRELVRNPTLRLRPVGFLDDDPRKRGMKDEHGLKVLGTTSDADLARVLDNAEPHEVIIAIPSAPGTLRARVVRACRDRGIPVRTLPTVFELLQSESGGMQVMRQLRELSIEDILGREPVRMELERVGAYLTGQVVLVTGAGGSIGSELCRQIARVNPRRMVLVDHAEDNLFEILRELEDERHVRTAIPVLADCKEEERMREVLTEHRPAVVFHAAAYKHVGMMEQNPVEAVRNNALATRLVARIAGEAGVRTFVLVSTDKAVKPATVMGASKALAEWAVEAAATRHPGTRYATVRFGNVLGSSGSVVPIFRRQIAAGGPVTITDPRMQRWFMTIPEAVQLIIRSGSLSDRSGDVFVLEMGEPVKIVDLARDMIRLSGLEPEQDIAIEVIGPRPGEKFHEELFNPYERPQPTPAEKILRAERARLDQAWVEGTFGEINLLVLEGDAAGLAAKVAELAAMRTAPGPQVPS, encoded by the coding sequence ATGCGCCGGTGGTATCGCTCCGGAGCGATCCCGGTCCACCGCCACTCGCTGATCCAGCTCGTAGTGGACGGTGCGCTGGTCGCCCTCGCCTACGTGCTCGCCTTCCAGCTGCGGTTCGACAGCGGCATCCCGCGTCGCTACGAGCTGCTGCGCGACGACACGATCTGGTGGATCGTCCCCGTCTGTCTCGTCGTCTTCGTCCTCTTCGGCCTCTACCAGCGGCTGTGGACCTACGTCGGCCAGCGCGACTACGAGGCGGTCGTCAAGGCCGTGCTCGTCTCGGCGGTGCTCGTCGTCGGCGCGATCGCGCTGATCCACCCGGTCCAGGTCGAGACCCACAACGGCGTCTCGGTCGCGGTCGGCATGCCGACCGGCGTCGCGGCGATGTGGCTGCTGCTGATGGGCGTCTCGATGGCGGCGGTCCGCTTCGTCGTCCACCTCGCGTTCGAAGGCCGCAAGCGCGGCCTGAAGGTCGTCAAGGGCGCGCGCGACGTGCTCGTGATCGGCGGCGGCGACGGCGGCCGGCTGCTCGTCCGCGAGCTGGTCCGTAACCCGACCCTGCGGCTGCGGCCGGTCGGCTTCCTCGACGACGACCCGCGCAAGCGCGGCATGAAGGACGAGCACGGGCTGAAGGTGCTCGGCACGACCTCCGACGCCGACCTCGCGCGCGTGCTCGACAACGCCGAGCCGCACGAGGTGATCATCGCGATCCCGTCGGCCCCCGGCACGCTGCGCGCCCGCGTCGTGCGTGCCTGCCGCGACCGCGGCATCCCCGTCCGCACGCTGCCGACCGTCTTCGAGCTGCTGCAGAGCGAGTCCGGCGGCATGCAGGTGATGCGCCAGCTGCGCGAGCTGTCGATCGAGGACATCCTCGGCCGCGAGCCGGTGCGGATGGAGCTGGAGCGGGTCGGCGCCTACCTGACCGGCCAGGTCGTGCTCGTGACCGGCGCCGGTGGCTCGATCGGCAGCGAGCTGTGCCGCCAGATCGCGCGCGTCAACCCGCGCCGGATGGTGCTCGTCGACCACGCCGAGGACAACCTCTTCGAGATCCTGCGCGAGCTGGAGGACGAGCGCCACGTCCGCACCGCGATCCCCGTGCTGGCGGACTGCAAGGAGGAGGAGCGGATGCGCGAGGTGCTGACCGAGCACCGCCCCGCCGTCGTCTTCCACGCCGCCGCGTACAAGCACGTCGGGATGATGGAGCAGAACCCCGTCGAGGCTGTCCGCAACAACGCGCTCGCGACCCGGCTCGTCGCCCGCATCGCCGGCGAGGCCGGCGTCAGAACCTTCGTCCTCGTCTCGACCGACAAGGCCGTCAAGCCCGCGACCGTGATGGGCGCCTCGAAGGCGCTCGCGGAGTGGGCGGTCGAGGCGGCCGCGACGCGGCATCCCGGCACCCGCTACGCGACCGTCCGCTTCGGCAACGTGCTCGGCTCCTCCGGCTCGGTCGTGCCGATCTTCCGCCGCCAGATCGCCGCGGGCGGCCCGGTCACGATCACCGATCCGCGCATGCAGCGCTGGTTCATGACGATCCCGGAGGCGGTCCAGCTGATCATCCGCTCCGGCTCGCTGTCGGATCGCAGCGGCGACGTCTTCGTGCTGGAGATGGGCGAGCCGGTCAAGATCGTCGATCTCGCGCGCGACATGATCCGGCTCTCCGGCCTGGAGCCCGAGCAGGACATCGCTATCGAGGTGATCGGCCCGCGTCCGGGCGAGAAGTTCCACGAGGAGCTGTTCAACCCGTACGAGCGGCCGCAGCCGACGCCGGCCGAGAAGATCCTCCGCGCCGAGCGCGCGCGGCTCGACCAGGCGTGGGTCGAGGGGACGTTCGGCGAGATCAACCTGCTGGTGCTCGAAGGCGACGCCGCAGGGCTCGCCGCGAAGGTCGCCGAGCTCGCGGCGATGCGAACCGCTCCGGGGCCCCAGGTACCCTCGTGA